Proteins encoded in a region of the Raphanus sativus cultivar WK10039 chromosome 8, ASM80110v3, whole genome shotgun sequence genome:
- the LOC108819387 gene encoding uncharacterized protein LOC108819387 isoform X2, with the protein MRSADQADQTGEVQIKQIKQESYRICRRNADQSEQTFIIFLRHHDRKAIYLIDLLKPLAGLTGVDLWKSLPDVAAIAAARSWFALSKEERAAYIDEATRLSLASGARHARQEMAKNQDYVRSVYWQKLPRIDPVPSSFFGLLRNKKTTKMTKRFSPKKCSSIASVASIYLSLSLSN; encoded by the exons ATGAGAagtgcagatcaagcagatcaAACAGGAGAAGTGCAGATCAAACAGATCAAACAGGAAAGTTACAGAATATGCAGGAGAAATGCGGATCAATCAGAacaaacatttattatatttttacgcCACCATGACCGCAAAGCCATTTACCTAATTGATCTCTTGAAACCTCTTGCTGGATTAACTGGTGTTGATCTGTGGAAATCATTGCCTGATGTG GCTGCAATTGCTGCGGCACGGAGTTGGTTTGCGTTGTCAAAGGAG GAAAGAGCTGCCTACATTGATGAGGCTACTCGTCTCTCTCTAGCGTCCGGAGCCAGACACGCCCGACAGGAAATG GCTAAAAATCAAGACTATGTGCGTAGTGTCTACTG GCAGAAGCTGCCAAGGATAGATCCAGTGCCTTCGTCATTTTTTG GTTTATTACGGAACAAGAAGACCACCAAAATGACAAAAAGGTTTTCTCCCAAAAAGTGTTCATCAATAGCTTCCGTAGCCTCTATCtatctctccctctccctctctaaTTAG
- the LOC108819388 gene encoding uncharacterized protein LOC108819388 isoform X3, producing the protein MAGSILSSIIFFLLFIVLSHFVEAHMEHRKLSGAKETMSARRNLEGNGGSKIRAPPSFSPHSGQKNTHNEPSKTHPNQARHQVRTISYAGRRRWSAAFTKIVFVM; encoded by the exons ATGGCAGGCTCTATACTCTCGTCTATCattttcttccttctttttaTCGTACTTTCACATTTTGTTGAAGCTCATATGGAACACCGTAAATTAA GTGGAGCAAAAGAGACAATGTCCGCGAGGAGGAACTTGGAAGGAAATGGGGGCTCCAAAATTCGAGCACCACCGAGCTTTTCGCCCCACAGTGGACAAAAAAACACTCACAATGAGCCGTCCAAAACCCATCCTAATCAAGCGAGGCACCAAGTGCGAACTATATCTTATGCGG GACGACGACGTTGGAGTGCCGCATTTACGAAAATTGTATTCGTCATGTAA
- the LOC108819387 gene encoding uncharacterized protein LOC108819387 isoform X1: MRSADQADQTGEVQIKQIKQESYRICRRNADQSEQTFIIFLRHHDRKAIYLIDLLKPLAGLTGVDLWKSLPDVAAIAAARSWFALSKEERAAYIDEATRLSLASGARHARQEMAKNQDYVRSVYCNVGLTKSRQKLPRIDPVPSSFFGLLRNKKTTKMTKRFSPKKCSSIASVASIYLSLSLSN; the protein is encoded by the exons ATGAGAagtgcagatcaagcagatcaAACAGGAGAAGTGCAGATCAAACAGATCAAACAGGAAAGTTACAGAATATGCAGGAGAAATGCGGATCAATCAGAacaaacatttattatatttttacgcCACCATGACCGCAAAGCCATTTACCTAATTGATCTCTTGAAACCTCTTGCTGGATTAACTGGTGTTGATCTGTGGAAATCATTGCCTGATGTG GCTGCAATTGCTGCGGCACGGAGTTGGTTTGCGTTGTCAAAGGAG GAAAGAGCTGCCTACATTGATGAGGCTACTCGTCTCTCTCTAGCGTCCGGAGCCAGACACGCCCGACAGGAAATG GCTAAAAATCAAGACTATGTGCGTAGTGTCTACTG TAACGTGGGTTTAACAAAATCCAGGCAGAAGCTGCCAAGGATAGATCCAGTGCCTTCGTCATTTTTTG GTTTATTACGGAACAAGAAGACCACCAAAATGACAAAAAGGTTTTCTCCCAAAAAGTGTTCATCAATAGCTTCCGTAGCCTCTATCtatctctccctctccctctctaaTTAG
- the LOC108819388 gene encoding uncharacterized protein LOC108819388 isoform X2 produces MAGSILSSIIFFLLFIVLSHFVEAHMEHRKLSGAKETMSARRNLEGNGGSKIRAPPSFSPHSGQKNTHNEPSKTHPNQARHQVRTISYAALNRTTTLECRIYENCIRHVSP; encoded by the exons ATGGCAGGCTCTATACTCTCGTCTATCattttcttccttctttttaTCGTACTTTCACATTTTGTTGAAGCTCATATGGAACACCGTAAATTAA GTGGAGCAAAAGAGACAATGTCCGCGAGGAGGAACTTGGAAGGAAATGGGGGCTCCAAAATTCGAGCACCACCGAGCTTTTCGCCCCACAGTGGACAAAAAAACACTCACAATGAGCCGTCCAAAACCCATCCTAATCAAGCGAGGCACCAAGTGCGAACTATATCTTATGCGG CCCTTAATAGGACGACGACGTTGGAGTGCCGCATTTACGAAAATTGTATTCGTCATGTAAGCCCCTAG
- the LOC108819388 gene encoding uncharacterized protein LOC108819388 isoform X1, translated as MAGSILSSIIFFLLFIVLSHFVEAHMEHRKLSGAKETMSARRNLEGNGGSKIRAPPSFSPHSGQKNTHNEPSKTHPNQARHQVRTISYAGTVHLLIHVLHPNAIEILFMWLQLNIK; from the exons ATGGCAGGCTCTATACTCTCGTCTATCattttcttccttctttttaTCGTACTTTCACATTTTGTTGAAGCTCATATGGAACACCGTAAATTAA GTGGAGCAAAAGAGACAATGTCCGCGAGGAGGAACTTGGAAGGAAATGGGGGCTCCAAAATTCGAGCACCACCGAGCTTTTCGCCCCACAGTGGACAAAAAAACACTCACAATGAGCCGTCCAAAACCCATCCTAATCAAGCGAGGCACCAAGTGCGAACTATATCTTATGCGGGTACTGTTCATTTGCTCATCCATGTACTGCATCCAAATGCAATAGAGATATTGTTTATGTGGTTACAATTAAACATAAAGTAG
- the LOC108819125 gene encoding LOW QUALITY PROTEIN: TORTIFOLIA1-like protein 4 (The sequence of the model RefSeq protein was modified relative to this genomic sequence to represent the inferred CDS: deleted 1 base in 1 codon) encodes MSVHGRFPASPPVSLSPASSSSPSSHSPSSPDLKQRVIACLNKLADRDTLSLAAAELDSIARNLTPDSFSSFLSCIHNTDSSSKSPVRKHSVAVLSLMSRHHGESLSPHLSKMVSTVIRRLRDPDSSVRSACAAAASDISAHVARQPFSSVAKPLIETLIQEGDKNAQIGAAVCLAASVDAAADPEPEQLRKCLPKIGKLLKSEAFKAKAALLSAVGSIITAGGAGSKPVLDWLVPVLIEFLSSEDWLTRKSAAEALSRVATAKEMAWQYKKACVAALESRRFDKVKSVRETMNRALSQWKEVSNDVVDEALLSPCTSSSIDVGVKSSRLKKSTHMLKRSTHRSYAAARQQKENLPRRNVTISVASREEDKVNSNITKNTISEKSGEDKKVGGFGCGLRYGSRVAPCSDDGDDSCDPVVKNGKDGVGESRKDSEELFLIREQLAMIENQQSSLLELLQKFMGSSQNGIQSLESRVSGLEMALDEISCDLAVSNGRVLKTSSCGGGESCSKLPSTEFLSHKYWRKTEERPMQRGGSDFGTRTGRNQFQDSMQTTPQKPTTR; translated from the exons ATGTCGGTTCACGGACGATTTCCGGCGAGTCCGCCGGTCTCTCTATCTCCGGCGTCTTCCTCATCGCCGAGCTCTCACTCCCCGTCGTCTCCCGACCTGAAGCAACGAGTCATCGCTTGCCTCAACAAGCTCGCCGACCGAGACACGTTATCTCTCGCCGCGGCGGAGCTCGACTCCATCGCCAGAAACCTCACCCCCGACTCCTTCTCCTCTTTCCTCAGCTGCATCCACAACACCGACTCCTCCTCCAAATCTCCGGTGAGGAAACACTCCGTCGCCGTCTTGTCTCTCATGTCTCGCCACCACGGCGAGTCTCTCTCTCCTCACCTCTCTAAGATGGTCTCCACCGTCATCCGCCGTCTCCGAGACCCCGACTCCTCCGTCCGCTCCGCCTGCGCCGCCGCTGCCTCCGATATATCCGCTCACGTCGCGAGGCAACCGTTCTCCTCCGTCGCGAAACCGCTTATCGAGACGCTGATCCAGGAAGGCGACAAGAACGCGCAGATCGGAGCGGCGGTGTGTTTGGCGGCGTCGGTGGATGCTGCGGCGGATCCTGAGCCGGAGCAGTTGAGGAAGTGTCTCCCCAAGATCGGGAAGCTGCTAAAGAGCGAGGCTTTTAAGGCCAAGGCGGCGCTTTTGAGCGCGGTGGGTAGTATCATAACCGCGGGAGGCGCGGGAAGTAAACCGGTTTTGGATTGGTTAGTTCCGGTTTTGATTGAGTTTCTGAGCAGTGAAGATTGGCTAACGAGGAAATCCGCTGCTGAGGCGTTGAGTAGAGTTGCCACGGCGAAAGAGATGGCGTGGCAGTACAAGAAGGCTTGCGTGGCGGCTCTCGAGAGCAGAAGGTTTGATAAGGTGAAGAGCGTGAGAGAGACTATGAACAGAGCGTTGAGTCAGTGGAAAGAAGTGTCGAATGATGTAGTAGACGAAGCCTTGTTGTCTCCATGCACATCTTCTTCCATTGACGTTGGTGTCAAGTCTTCAAGATTAAAGAAGTCAACGCATATGCTCAAGAGGTCAACGCATAGATCATATGCAGCAGCTAGACAACAAAAGGAGAATCTTCCAAGAAGGAATGTGACCATTTCAGTAGCTTCAAGGGAGGAGGATAAGGTGAActcaaatataacaaaaaatacaaTCTCTGAGAAAAGCGGGGAAGATAAGAAAGTAGGTGGCTTTGGTTGTGGTTTGAGGTATGGATCAAGGGTGGCACCATGTAGTGACGATGGTGATGATTCTTGTGATCCTGTTGTCAAGAATGGTAAAGATGGTGTTGGTGAAAGCAGGAAAGATAGTGAGGAACTCTTTTTGATACGTGAGCAGCTTGCTATGATTGAGAACCAGCAGTCCAGTCTTTTAGAGTTACTTCAG AAATTCATGGGAAGCTCACAGAATGGGATCCAGTCGTTAGAGTCTCGAGTAAGCGGTCTAGAGATGGCTTTGGATGAAATATCTTGTGATCTTGCGGTTTCAAACGGGAGAGTACTTAAGACCAGTAGCTGTGGTGGAGGAGAGAGTTGTTCAAAACTTCCTAGTACAGAGTTCTTAAGTCACAAGTACTGGAGAAAAACAGAGGAGAGACCAATGCAAAGAGGAGGTTCTGATTTTGGAACGAGAACAGGC AGAAACCAGTTCCAAGACTCTATGCAGACAACACCGCAGAAACCAACAACCAGGTAA